A genomic window from Halogeometricum borinquense DSM 11551 includes:
- a CDS encoding CoA-binding protein: MVTDDELREILDADTVAVVGCSTTPGKAAHDIPAYLQNHGYRVIPINPFADDILGETAYDSLADVPGDADIDIVDVFRPSEEAGDIAAAAVERHESVGDVRSVWLQLGITNDDAKQRVQESGLEYVQDRCMKVEHGRLVR, encoded by the coding sequence ATGGTCACTGACGACGAACTCCGCGAGATACTGGACGCCGACACCGTCGCCGTCGTCGGGTGTTCGACGACGCCCGGCAAAGCTGCCCACGATATCCCCGCGTACCTGCAAAATCACGGCTATCGCGTGATACCGATCAACCCCTTCGCCGACGATATTCTCGGGGAGACGGCGTACGACTCGCTTGCAGACGTTCCCGGTGACGCCGACATCGACATCGTGGACGTGTTCCGCCCGAGCGAGGAAGCGGGTGACATCGCAGCGGCGGCCGTCGAACGCCACGAGTCAGTCGGCGACGTGCGCTCGGTATGGCTCCAACTCGGAATTACGAACGACGACGCAAAACAGCGCGTGCAAGAGTCGGGTCTCGAATACGTCCAAGACAGGTGCATGAAGGTCGAGCACGGCCGTCTCGTTCGGTGA
- a CDS encoding RAD55 family ATPase, which translates to MYDLSPAVDAEVPPGTNLLISGPPLTGKRSLALDILSEGATNGDGAIIVTTKDGAKRVLSDFEKRTTYDGKPVAVVDCVTRQQGVGEIRDDDRIKYTSSPVDMTGIGIKLSEFLQAFYQDRNIEQNRIMLHSLSTLLMYADLQTVFRFLHVFTGRIQSVEGLGLFVIDSSAHDDKTMNTLKQLFDGIITTSEDGEPEVRLASN; encoded by the coding sequence ATGTATGACCTTTCACCGGCCGTCGATGCCGAAGTTCCCCCGGGGACGAATCTCCTCATTAGTGGGCCACCACTCACCGGCAAGCGGTCGCTTGCGCTCGATATCCTCTCCGAGGGTGCGACGAATGGAGACGGAGCGATAATCGTCACCACGAAGGACGGCGCAAAGCGCGTTCTCTCGGATTTCGAGAAGCGGACGACCTACGACGGCAAGCCCGTCGCCGTCGTCGATTGTGTGACGAGACAGCAAGGCGTCGGTGAGATTCGAGACGACGACCGAATCAAATACACCTCGTCTCCAGTTGACATGACCGGGATCGGGATCAAGCTCTCGGAGTTCCTACAGGCGTTTTATCAGGATCGTAATATCGAGCAGAACCGCATCATGCTTCACTCGCTCTCGACGCTCCTGATGTACGCCGACTTGCAGACGGTGTTTCGCTTCCTCCACGTCTTCACCGGGCGCATCCAGAGCGTCGAGGGGCTTGGCCTGTTCGTTATCGACTCCAGCGCACACGACGACAAGACGATGAACACGTTAAAGCAGTTGTTCGACGGCATCATCACGACATCCGAAGACGGCGAACCCGAAGTCAGACTCGCCTCCAACTGA
- a CDS encoding geranylgeranylglycerol-phosphate geranylgeranyltransferase has protein sequence MPPAAETESSVGDGSPPGAAETARGLLELTRPGNILSAGILTFTGSFVAAGVFTTPYHVLAAVLATVFATGAGNAVNDYFDREIDMINRPDRPIPRGAVSARGALAFSLVLFLGAVVCAVFLPVEALVIAVVNLLALVAYTEYFKGLPGVGNVVVGYLTGSTFLFGAAAVNNALAPSVLILFGLAALATVTREIVKDVEDIAGDREEGLKTLPIVVGERPALFIGVSAMVAAVGASVYPYFNSGFGLAYLVLVIPADILMLAACVQSFEDPSAAQKRIKHGMLLATAAFIAGRAFALTGPVV, from the coding sequence ATGCCACCCGCCGCAGAGACAGAATCGTCCGTCGGCGACGGGTCTCCACCGGGTGCCGCAGAGACGGCACGAGGCCTGCTCGAACTGACACGTCCAGGGAATATTCTCTCTGCAGGCATCCTGACGTTCACCGGGTCGTTCGTCGCGGCCGGTGTGTTTACGACACCGTATCACGTCCTCGCGGCGGTCCTCGCGACCGTTTTTGCGACGGGTGCGGGCAACGCGGTTAACGACTATTTCGATCGAGAGATCGACATGATAAACCGCCCGGACCGACCGATTCCTCGGGGAGCGGTGAGCGCTCGGGGGGCACTCGCGTTCAGTCTCGTGCTGTTTCTCGGTGCCGTCGTCTGCGCCGTCTTCCTCCCCGTCGAGGCGCTCGTAATTGCCGTCGTAAACCTCCTTGCGCTCGTCGCCTACACTGAATACTTCAAGGGGCTACCCGGTGTTGGAAACGTCGTTGTCGGCTATCTCACCGGGTCCACGTTCCTATTCGGGGCCGCAGCAGTAAACAACGCGCTCGCTCCGAGTGTCCTCATCCTGTTCGGTCTCGCAGCCTTGGCGACGGTGACCCGTGAAATCGTCAAAGATGTCGAAGATATTGCGGGCGATAGAGAGGAAGGTCTCAAAACGCTCCCCATCGTCGTCGGAGAACGTCCGGCACTCTTCATTGGCGTCAGCGCGATGGTCGCCGCCGTTGGCGCGAGCGTGTATCCGTACTTCAACAGCGGGTTCGGACTGGCGTACCTCGTGCTCGTCATCCCGGCTGATATCCTGATGCTGGCTGCCTGCGTCCAATCGTTTGAGGATCCGTCGGCCGCTCAGAAACGTATCAAGCACGGGATGCTTCTTGCCACGGCGGCGTTCATCGCCGGACGGGCGTTCGCCCTGACCGGCCCCGTTGTGTAA
- a CDS encoding DUF1405 domain-containing protein, with translation MASSPSTDDLPVYLAPLPNWVESMTLRLTWVVVAVNLVGTVFGFWYYRFQLLNSHLVIWPAVPDSPLATLLMAVSLVSWKLGQDRNWIHALAFVGNLKYGFWVVIVQIVINDVLVSGDPYHWFLLVSHFGMGLQALVIYRYAEFTVPSVAVATLWFSFNDMVDYFLPLVGDYHHTYFGPRLVSAGDHGTRAHDVAAASAIGLTILATFLALAIRVRRLENRT, from the coding sequence ATGGCTTCAAGCCCTTCCACAGACGATCTGCCGGTATATCTCGCTCCGTTGCCTAACTGGGTTGAGTCGATGACACTCCGTCTCACGTGGGTTGTTGTCGCCGTCAATCTCGTGGGGACCGTGTTCGGGTTCTGGTACTATCGGTTTCAGTTGCTGAACAGCCACCTTGTGATCTGGCCTGCAGTGCCCGACAGCCCACTGGCGACGTTGCTCATGGCCGTGAGTCTCGTGTCGTGGAAGCTTGGACAGGATCGTAATTGGATTCACGCACTGGCCTTCGTCGGGAACCTGAAGTACGGCTTCTGGGTGGTTATCGTCCAAATCGTAATCAACGACGTCCTCGTCTCTGGTGATCCTTACCACTGGTTCTTGCTTGTCAGCCACTTCGGGATGGGACTACAGGCACTCGTGATCTACCGTTACGCCGAGTTTACTGTCCCATCCGTCGCTGTTGCCACACTCTGGTTCAGCTTCAACGATATGGTCGATTACTTCCTCCCTCTCGTCGGGGACTATCACCACACGTACTTCGGCCCGAGGCTCGTTAGTGCGGGTGACCACGGAACTCGCGCACACGACGTTGCTGCGGCCTCAGCTATCGGTCTGACGATACTCGCAACGTTTCTCGCACTCGCAATCCGCGTTCGACGTTTAGAAAATAGAACCTAA
- a CDS encoding TMEM165/GDT1 family protein has product MLVPIHASGISRLIGQYDQFGPAVTSFVTNFLATFGDKGQLAVITLATIYDAKRVFAGAVAAFAIWNIIEVTVGSAVLGALPAGVTPIFTGALFVLVGIWTCYQAYSIYTSTDGRTRGSDLFAGIIPDGIYKRIRGSSSFVIAFVAIAIAEFGDKTQILTINLGATFPNAPIAVIVGAWLGLAVRTGIDAFVGTAMEHLLPMAFIQAAGAAVFVAVGIFQWGLLDGTAVVGVAVAAVAFAVSGAFYRHWVASHTS; this is encoded by the coding sequence GTGCTGGTACCGATCCACGCAAGCGGGATCAGCAGACTCATCGGTCAGTACGACCAGTTCGGGCCCGCGGTGACGTCGTTCGTGACGAATTTTCTCGCGACTTTTGGAGACAAGGGACAACTCGCTGTCATCACGCTCGCGACGATCTACGACGCAAAGCGCGTCTTCGCTGGGGCTGTCGCGGCGTTCGCCATCTGGAACATCATCGAGGTGACGGTAGGGTCGGCCGTCCTCGGCGCACTTCCCGCCGGTGTTACGCCGATATTCACCGGCGCGCTCTTCGTTCTCGTCGGGATCTGGACGTGCTACCAAGCCTATTCGATCTATACGAGTACTGACGGGCGTACCCGCGGGAGCGACCTCTTTGCCGGCATCATCCCAGACGGCATCTATAAGCGCATCCGCGGATCAAGCTCGTTCGTCATCGCATTCGTCGCCATCGCCATCGCGGAGTTCGGGGACAAGACCCAGATCCTCACGATCAATCTCGGAGCGACGTTCCCAAACGCTCCGATAGCAGTTATCGTCGGTGCGTGGCTCGGCCTCGCCGTCCGAACCGGCATCGATGCGTTCGTCGGGACGGCCATGGAACATCTCCTCCCGATGGCGTTCATCCAAGCCGCGGGCGCTGCGGTCTTCGTTGCCGTTGGGATCTTCCAATGGGGTCTCCTCGACGGTACCGCCGTCGTCGGCGTCGCAGTTGCAGCCGTCGCCTTTGCGGTTAGCGGCGCGTTCTACCGTCACTGGGTGGCTTCACACACGTCATAG
- a CDS encoding helix-turn-helix domain-containing protein gives MLSDVIEYYLKSIYGLQQREEPPVRTSDLEERGVEPGARLDMVELTPIDTVTGCVDSKRVSFPTETAASIRVESLTEATA, from the coding sequence ATGTTGAGCGACGTTATAGAGTATTATCTGAAATCGATATACGGCCTTCAGCAGAGGGAAGAACCACCAGTACGCACGTCCGACCTCGAAGAGCGTGGCGTCGAACCCGGGGCGCGCCTCGACATGGTTGAGCTGACGCCTATCGATACGGTGACTGGCTGCGTGGACAGCAAAAGGGTCTCGTTCCCGACGGAAACCGCGGCGAGCATCCGCGTGGAATCTTTAACGGAGGCCACGGCGTAG